In a single window of the Pseudomonas oryzihabitans genome:
- a CDS encoding FdhF/YdeP family oxidoreductase, translating to MNKPQQSFKPYQGPAAGWGALKSVVHFWLDSGNAFKNLRTLLKTNQDHGFDCPGCAWGEAPENGLVKFCENGAKAVNWEATKRRVDAAFFARHSVTSLQEQSDYWLEYQGRLTEPLRYDAATDRYVPIAWDAAFALIAKELKALASPDEAEFYTSGRASNEAAFLYQLFVRAYGTNNFPDCSNMCHEASGVGLGRSIGVGKGTVTYHDLDEADAIFVIGQNPGTNHPRMIETLRNAVKRGAQVVCFNPLKERGLERFQHPQNPLEMLTNDSRPTNTAYFRPALGGDMAALRGIAKYLLQWEREAAAKGAKRIFDHEFIAAHTLGMDDYLAQVDATSWELIERQSGLSLHEIEQAARMYARAEKVIICWAMGITQHRHSVATVQEIANLQLLCGQIGKPGAGLCPVRGHSNVQGDRTMGIDEKAPAWLSDALAKRFAFEPPRNRGHNTVEAIAAMEQGQAKVFIALGGNFAQATPDTPRTHKALRKCRLTVHIATKLNRSHLVTGQQALILPCLGRTEMDVQKGGKQAITVEDSFSMVHASAGILRPLSSQMKSEPAIVAGLAKAVLGNHPVDWDWLIEDYDRIRDLIADVIPGFQDFNARLAAPGGFYLGNKAGRREWNTATGKANFAANALLHDLLPDAVRRQGVKPDLILQTMRSHDQYNTTIYSLDDRYRGVKGQRDVVFVNQADLDRLGVTAGEKVDLVALWDDGIERRVRGFTALPFDIPVGQAAGYYPETNPLVPLESYGEGSFTPTSKFVAIKVEKASAGNRIASVA from the coding sequence ATGAACAAACCTCAGCAGTCCTTCAAACCCTATCAAGGCCCCGCCGCCGGCTGGGGCGCCCTGAAGAGCGTGGTGCACTTCTGGCTCGACAGCGGCAACGCCTTCAAGAATCTGCGTACGCTGCTTAAGACCAACCAGGACCACGGCTTCGACTGCCCGGGCTGTGCCTGGGGCGAGGCGCCGGAAAACGGCCTGGTGAAGTTCTGCGAGAACGGCGCCAAGGCGGTCAACTGGGAAGCCACCAAGCGCCGTGTCGATGCGGCCTTCTTTGCCCGCCACAGCGTGACCTCGCTGCAGGAGCAGAGCGACTACTGGCTCGAATACCAGGGCCGGCTGACCGAGCCGCTGCGCTATGACGCGGCCACCGATCGCTATGTGCCCATCGCCTGGGACGCGGCCTTCGCGCTCATCGCCAAGGAGCTCAAGGCCCTGGCTAGTCCCGACGAAGCCGAGTTCTACACCTCGGGTCGTGCCAGCAACGAGGCGGCCTTCCTCTACCAGCTGTTCGTGCGCGCCTATGGCACCAACAACTTCCCCGACTGCTCGAACATGTGCCACGAGGCCAGTGGCGTCGGCCTGGGTCGCAGTATCGGCGTCGGCAAGGGCACCGTGACCTATCACGACCTGGACGAGGCCGATGCCATCTTCGTCATCGGCCAGAACCCGGGCACCAACCACCCGCGCATGATCGAGACCCTGCGCAACGCGGTGAAGCGCGGTGCCCAGGTGGTCTGCTTCAACCCGCTCAAGGAGCGTGGCCTGGAGCGCTTCCAGCATCCGCAGAATCCGCTGGAGATGCTCACCAACGACTCGCGGCCGACCAACACCGCCTATTTCCGTCCGGCTCTGGGTGGTGACATGGCCGCACTGCGCGGCATCGCCAAGTATCTCCTGCAGTGGGAGCGCGAGGCCGCTGCCAAGGGCGCCAAGCGTATCTTCGATCATGAGTTCATCGCCGCCCATACCCTGGGCATGGACGACTACCTGGCTCAGGTCGATGCCACCTCCTGGGAGCTGATCGAGCGCCAGTCGGGGCTGTCGCTGCACGAGATCGAGCAGGCCGCGCGCATGTATGCCCGCGCCGAGAAGGTCATCATCTGCTGGGCCATGGGCATCACCCAGCACCGCCATTCGGTGGCCACGGTGCAGGAGATCGCCAACCTGCAGTTGCTCTGCGGCCAGATCGGCAAGCCTGGCGCCGGTCTCTGCCCGGTGCGCGGCCACAGCAACGTCCAGGGCGACCGCACCATGGGCATCGACGAGAAGGCCCCGGCCTGGCTCAGCGATGCCCTGGCCAAGCGCTTCGCCTTCGAACCGCCGCGCAATCGCGGTCACAACACCGTGGAGGCCATCGCCGCCATGGAGCAGGGCCAGGCCAAGGTGTTCATCGCCCTGGGCGGCAACTTCGCTCAGGCCACCCCGGACACTCCACGCACCCACAAGGCGCTGCGCAAGTGCCGGCTGACCGTGCACATCGCCACCAAGCTCAACCGCAGCCACCTGGTGACCGGCCAGCAGGCGCTGATCCTGCCCTGCCTGGGTCGCACCGAGATGGACGTGCAGAAGGGCGGCAAGCAGGCCATCACCGTGGAAGACAGCTTCAGCATGGTGCATGCATCCGCCGGCATCCTGCGGCCGCTGTCGTCGCAGATGAAGTCCGAGCCGGCCATCGTCGCCGGTCTGGCCAAGGCCGTGCTGGGCAACCATCCGGTGGACTGGGACTGGCTGATCGAGGACTACGACCGCATCCGCGACCTGATCGCCGACGTCATCCCCGGCTTCCAGGACTTCAATGCTCGCCTGGCCGCCCCCGGTGGTTTCTACCTGGGTAACAAGGCCGGGCGCCGGGAGTGGAACACTGCCACTGGCAAGGCTAATTTCGCCGCCAATGCACTGCTCCATGACCTGCTGCCGGACGCGGTCCGCCGCCAGGGCGTGAAGCCGGATCTGATCCTGCAGACCATGAGATCCCACGACCAGTACAACACCACCATCTACAGCCTGGATGACCGCTATCGCGGCGTGAAGGGCCAGCGCGACGTGGTCTTCGTCAACCAGGCTGATCTGGATCGCCTGGGCGTGACGGCTGGCGAGAAGGTGGATCTGGTCGCCCTGTGGGACGACGGCATCGAACGCCGGGTCCGCGGCTTCACCGCGCTGCCGTTCGACATCCCAGTTGGCCAGGCCGCCGGCTACTATCCAGAGACCAACCCGCTGGTGCCCCTGGAAAGCTATGGCGAGGGCAGCTTCACGCCCACTTCCAAGTTCGTCGCCATCAAGGTCGAGAAGGCCAGCGCCGGCAACCGCATCGCCTCGGTCGCCTGA
- a CDS encoding LLM class oxidoreductase — MSTTERRRAFLQHPGFSRLFAPGRLTLGFLLPLEGYPDDPMPTLRDHARLARLADQLGFAALWARDVPFYDPGFNDAGQVFEPFTYLGYLAGITQHLTLATGSAVITLRHPLHLAKMAASVDQLSDGRLVLGVASGDRPVEYPAFGLEGEFERRGERFRDAFEMFRLAGETNFPLGEFRRFGDLQGLADLVPKPVHGRIPALVTGRSRQTVDWIAAKADGWFYYFVPAEHVPALTRVWREALNEIGGRELFKPFAQGLFFELASDPDQPPRPIHAGLSCGRRALVDYLTQLQEAGVNHLALNLRPSRRPASEVVQELGEFVLPHFPSLQ, encoded by the coding sequence ATGTCCACCACGGAGCGTCGCCGCGCCTTCCTTCAGCATCCGGGTTTTTCGCGGCTGTTCGCACCCGGTCGCCTGACCCTGGGCTTCCTGCTACCGCTGGAGGGCTATCCCGATGATCCCATGCCGACCCTGCGCGACCATGCGCGCCTGGCGCGGCTGGCAGACCAGTTGGGCTTCGCCGCGCTCTGGGCACGCGACGTGCCCTTCTATGATCCTGGTTTCAACGATGCCGGCCAGGTATTCGAACCCTTCACCTATCTCGGCTATCTGGCCGGCATCACCCAACACCTGACCCTGGCAACCGGCAGTGCCGTCATCACCCTGCGGCATCCCCTGCATCTGGCCAAGATGGCGGCCTCGGTCGATCAGTTGAGCGATGGTCGCCTGGTGTTGGGAGTAGCCTCCGGCGATCGCCCGGTGGAATACCCGGCGTTCGGCCTGGAAGGCGAGTTCGAGCGACGGGGCGAGCGCTTTCGCGATGCCTTCGAGATGTTCCGGCTGGCCGGCGAAACCAATTTTCCCCTGGGTGAATTCCGCCGTTTCGGCGATCTGCAGGGGCTGGCCGATCTGGTGCCCAAACCGGTGCACGGTCGTATCCCGGCGCTGGTGACCGGGCGCAGTCGGCAGACGGTGGACTGGATCGCCGCCAAGGCCGATGGCTGGTTCTATTACTTCGTGCCTGCCGAACATGTCCCGGCGCTGACGCGGGTCTGGCGCGAGGCGCTGAACGAAATCGGCGGGCGCGAATTGTTCAAGCCCTTCGCTCAGGGCCTGTTCTTCGAGCTGGCCAGTGATCCGGACCAGCCCCCGCGGCCCATCCATGCCGGCCTGTCCTGTGGGCGGCGAGCGCTGGTGGACTATCTCACCCAATTGCAGGAGGCGGGCGTCAATCACCTGGCGCTCAATCTGCGTCCCTCGCGCCGTCCGGCCAGCGAAGTCGTTCAGGAGCTGGGCGAGTTCGTGCTGCCGCACTTTCCTTCCCTGCAGTGA
- the putA gene encoding trifunctional transcriptional regulator/proline dehydrogenase/L-glutamate gamma-semialdehyde dehydrogenase has product MATTTTLGVKLDEATRDRLKEAARRIDRTPHWLIKQAIFTYLETLESGATLADLQGIAQRLAEGDNEAVEALADPVYQPFLEFAESILPQSVLRSAITAAYRRPEEELLPLLLEQARLPAAQAKATHELAHRIAEKLRNAKGATGRSGMVQSLLREFSLSSQEGVALMCLAEALLRIPDKGTRDALIRDKISTGNWQPHLGNSPSLFVNAATWGLLLTGRLVSTHNEAGLTSSLNRLIGKSGEPVIRKGVDMAMRLMGEQFVTGETIAEALANASKFEAKGFRYSYDMLGEAALTEADARRYLASYEQAIHSIGKASHGRGIYEGPGISIKLSALHPRYSRAQYDRVMSELYPRLLELTLLAKRYDIGLNIDAEEADRLEISLDLLERLSFEPQLAGWNGIGFVIQAYQKRCPLVIDYLIDLARRSRRRLMIRLVKGAYWDSEIKRAQMEGLEGYPVYTRKVYTDVAYLACARKLLAAPEAIYPQFATHNAHTLAAIYQLGGQNYYPGQYEFQCLHGMGEPLYEQVVGSIKDGKLARPCRIYAPVGTHETLLAYLVRRLLENGANTSFVNRIADHSISLDELVADPVVQIEQQSTNEGGIGLPHPRIPHPSALYGAERCNSSGLDLSSEHRLGSLSAALLASGNTAWEARPLLGRASEPSIPQPVLNPADRRDRVGQVSNATRADVDIALEEALAAAPIWQSTPPEQRAAALDRAAELMEAQIQPLMGLLVREAGKTYANAIAEVREAVDFLRYYAALVRRDFANDSHRPLGPVVCISPWNFPLAIFSGQIAAALAAGNTVLAKPAEQTPLIAAQAVRLLLEAGIPEGVLQLLPGEGSTIGAALVNDVRVKGVMFTGSTEVAQILARNIAGRLDAQGRPIPLIAETGGQNAMIVDSSALAEQVVADVVASAFDSAGQRCSALRVLCVQDDVADRVLEMLKGAMAECRLGNPENLAIDIGPVIDGEAKATIDKHIQTLRGKGRRVHQGGRVEGDAIHRGTFVMPTLIELDSLAELGREVFGPVLHVVRYARKDLDKVIDQINATGYGLTFGVHTRIDETIAKVVERAHAGNLYVNRNMVGAVVGVQPFGGEGLSGTGPKAGGPLYLYRLLSTRPDGDPAVALAKGSAGETEWQVRDALRQQAGNPLGALQDWAKQQGLGELEQACLRFAEESLSGLTRLLPGPTGERNSYSLLPRSRVLCLAADESDLLLQLAAVMAVGSTALVEEAHKATLNRLPQAVRSRVQATADWRKDEVAFEAVLHHGDSDQLRQICQLVAKRNGPIVGVQGLARGETAIPLERLLIERALSVNTAAAGGNASLMTIG; this is encoded by the coding sequence ATGGCCACCACTACCACCCTGGGCGTAAAGCTCGACGAAGCCACTCGCGATCGCCTCAAGGAAGCGGCTCGCCGTATCGATCGGACGCCCCATTGGCTGATCAAGCAGGCCATCTTCACCTATCTGGAAACCCTGGAAAGCGGTGCGACCCTGGCCGATCTGCAGGGCATCGCCCAGCGGCTGGCCGAGGGGGACAACGAGGCGGTGGAAGCCCTGGCCGATCCGGTCTATCAGCCCTTCTTGGAATTCGCCGAAAGCATCCTGCCGCAATCGGTTCTGCGCTCGGCCATCACCGCCGCCTATCGCCGCCCAGAAGAAGAGCTGCTGCCGCTGCTGCTGGAGCAGGCGCGCCTGCCCGCTGCCCAGGCCAAGGCCACCCACGAGCTGGCCCACCGCATCGCCGAAAAGCTTCGCAACGCCAAGGGTGCAACCGGGCGCTCCGGGATGGTGCAGAGTCTGCTCCGTGAGTTCTCACTGTCGTCCCAGGAAGGCGTGGCCCTGATGTGCCTGGCCGAGGCCCTGCTACGCATTCCCGACAAGGGCACCCGCGATGCCCTGATCCGCGACAAGATCAGCACCGGCAACTGGCAGCCGCACCTGGGTAATAGCCCTTCGCTGTTCGTCAATGCCGCCACCTGGGGCCTGCTGCTGACCGGTCGCCTGGTCTCGACCCACAACGAAGCCGGCCTCACCAGTTCGCTCAACCGTCTCATTGGCAAGAGCGGCGAGCCGGTGATCCGCAAGGGCGTGGACATGGCCATGCGCCTGATGGGCGAGCAGTTCGTCACCGGCGAGACCATCGCCGAGGCCCTGGCCAACGCCAGCAAGTTCGAGGCGAAGGGCTTCCGCTACAGCTACGACATGCTGGGTGAAGCGGCCCTGACCGAAGCCGATGCCCGCCGCTACCTGGCCTCCTACGAGCAGGCCATCCATTCCATCGGCAAGGCTTCCCACGGTCGCGGCATCTATGAAGGCCCGGGCATCTCCATCAAGCTCTCGGCCCTGCACCCGCGCTACAGCCGCGCCCAGTACGACCGGGTGATGAGCGAGCTCTATCCGCGCCTGCTGGAGCTGACCCTGCTGGCCAAGCGCTACGACATCGGCCTGAACATCGACGCCGAGGAAGCCGATCGCCTGGAAATCTCCCTGGATCTGCTGGAGCGGCTGTCCTTCGAGCCGCAGCTGGCGGGCTGGAACGGCATCGGCTTCGTCATCCAGGCCTACCAGAAGCGCTGCCCGCTGGTGATCGATTACCTGATTGACCTGGCGCGCCGCAGCCGTCGCCGCCTGATGATCCGCCTGGTCAAGGGCGCCTACTGGGACAGCGAGATCAAGCGGGCCCAGATGGAAGGCCTGGAGGGCTATCCGGTCTATACCCGCAAGGTCTACACCGACGTGGCCTACCTGGCCTGTGCCCGCAAGCTGCTGGCGGCGCCGGAAGCCATCTATCCGCAATTCGCCACCCATAACGCCCACACCCTGGCGGCCATCTACCAGCTGGGCGGCCAGAACTACTATCCCGGCCAGTACGAATTCCAGTGCCTGCACGGCATGGGCGAGCCGCTGTACGAGCAGGTGGTGGGCAGCATCAAAGACGGCAAGCTGGCGCGGCCGTGCCGTATCTATGCCCCGGTGGGCACCCACGAGACCCTGCTGGCCTATCTGGTCCGTCGCCTCCTGGAAAACGGTGCCAACACCTCCTTCGTCAACCGCATCGCCGACCACTCCATCTCCCTGGACGAGCTGGTGGCCGATCCGGTGGTGCAGATCGAGCAGCAGTCCACCAACGAAGGCGGCATCGGCCTACCGCATCCGCGCATTCCCCATCCGAGTGCCCTGTACGGCGCCGAGCGCTGCAATTCCAGCGGCCTGGACCTGTCCAGCGAACACCGCCTGGGTTCCTTGTCAGCCGCGCTGCTGGCGAGTGGCAACACCGCTTGGGAAGCCCGACCGCTGCTGGGGCGCGCCAGTGAGCCGTCGATTCCGCAGCCGGTGCTCAACCCGGCCGATCGCCGCGACCGCGTCGGTCAGGTGAGCAACGCTACCCGTGCCGATGTCGACATCGCCCTGGAAGAGGCCCTGGCCGCTGCACCCATCTGGCAATCCACCCCGCCCGAGCAACGCGCCGCTGCCCTGGATCGCGCCGCCGAGCTGATGGAAGCCCAGATCCAGCCGCTGATGGGCCTGCTGGTGCGCGAAGCCGGCAAGACCTACGCCAACGCCATCGCCGAGGTGCGCGAGGCGGTGGACTTCCTGCGCTACTACGCCGCCCTGGTGCGTCGCGACTTCGCCAACGACAGCCACCGTCCGCTGGGTCCGGTGGTCTGCATCAGCCCCTGGAACTTCCCCCTGGCCATCTTCAGTGGCCAGATCGCCGCGGCCCTGGCCGCTGGCAACACCGTGCTGGCCAAGCCGGCCGAGCAGACTCCGCTCATCGCGGCCCAGGCCGTGCGCCTCCTGCTGGAAGCCGGCATCCCCGAAGGCGTGCTGCAACTGCTGCCGGGTGAGGGTTCCACCATCGGCGCCGCCCTGGTCAACGATGTGCGGGTCAAGGGGGTGATGTTCACCGGTTCCACCGAAGTGGCCCAGATCCTGGCGCGCAACATCGCCGGGCGCCTGGACGCCCAGGGCCGACCGATCCCGCTGATCGCCGAGACTGGCGGCCAGAACGCCATGATCGTCGACTCCTCGGCGCTGGCCGAGCAGGTGGTGGCCGATGTGGTCGCCTCCGCCTTCGACAGCGCCGGTCAGCGCTGCTCGGCCCTGCGCGTGCTCTGCGTGCAGGACGACGTGGCCGACCGTGTGCTGGAGATGCTCAAGGGCGCCATGGCCGAATGCCGGCTGGGCAACCCGGAAAACCTGGCCATCGACATCGGTCCGGTGATCGATGGCGAGGCCAAGGCCACCATCGACAAGCATATCCAGACACTGAGAGGTAAAGGTCGTCGGGTGCACCAGGGCGGGCGCGTGGAGGGCGATGCCATCCACCGTGGCACCTTCGTCATGCCCACCCTGATCGAGCTGGATAGCCTGGCCGAGCTGGGCCGCGAGGTCTTCGGTCCGGTGCTGCACGTGGTGCGCTACGCTCGCAAGGACCTGGACAAGGTCATCGACCAGATCAATGCCACCGGCTATGGCCTGACCTTCGGGGTGCATACCCGTATCGACGAGACCATCGCCAAGGTGGTGGAGCGCGCCCATGCCGGCAACCTCTACGTCAACCGCAACATGGTCGGCGCGGTGGTCGGGGTGCAGCCCTTCGGTGGCGAAGGCCTCTCGGGTACCGGTCCCAAGGCCGGTGGCCCGCTGTATCTCTACCGCCTGCTCAGCACCCGTCCGGATGGCGATCCCGCCGTGGCCCTGGCCAAGGGCAGCGCTGGCGAGACCGAATGGCAGGTGCGTGACGCCCTGCGCCAGCAGGCCGGCAATCCGCTGGGGGCCCTGCAGGACTGGGCCAAGCAGCAGGGCCTGGGCGAGTTGGAACAGGCCTGCCTGAGATTCGCCGAAGAGTCCCTGAGCGGCCTGACCCGCCTGCTGCCCGGCCCGACGGGCGAGCGCAACAGCTACAGCCTGCTGCCGCGCAGCCGGGTCCTGTGCCTGGCGGCGGACGAAAGCGATCTGCTGCTACAGCTGGCGGCGGTCATGGCGGTGGGTAGCACCGCGCTGGTCGAGGAGGCGCACAAGGCCACCCTGAATCGCCTGCCGCAAGCCGTGCGGTCGCGGGTGCAGGCCACCGCCGACTGGCGCAAGGATGAAGTCGCCTTCGAGGCGGTCCTGCACCACGGTGACTCCGACCAACTGCGTCAGATCTGCCAGTTGGTAGCCAAGCGCAACGGCCCCATCGTCGGCGTCCAGGGCCTGGCCCGCGGCGAGACCGCCATTCCGCTGGAGCGCCTGCTCATCGAGCGCGCCCTGAGCGTGAATACGGCAGCCGCCGGCGGCAATGCCAGTCTGATGACCATCGGCTAA
- a CDS encoding LysR family transcriptional regulator — protein sequence MDIKQLRFLIALDETRHFGQAAARCHVTQPTLSMRLRGLEEELGVELVRRGQRFEGFTEAGQRILAWARTLMAAHDGLYAEAQAFQGQLVGTLRVGLVPLASFDPMPLLQHLRQLHPKLHFQLQVLSTERILEAVASNRLELGISYLEHLDPARFDSLTLTETRMGLLYDERHFTFDQAALDWQAVAGLPLGLLTGAMHFRQSVDHGFRSLGLTPQPVLETDAVYLLLQAVNAGLCCAVVPLAGGFDRLTPHARLIPIDTARTLAPLGLLIRRTEPRLAVADACFQAVKALYAESDR from the coding sequence GTGGACATCAAGCAACTGCGCTTTCTTATCGCCCTGGACGAGACGCGCCATTTCGGCCAGGCGGCGGCGCGTTGCCATGTGACCCAGCCGACCCTGTCCATGCGCTTGCGTGGCCTGGAGGAGGAGCTGGGTGTGGAGCTGGTGCGCCGCGGCCAGCGCTTCGAGGGCTTCACCGAGGCCGGTCAGCGCATCCTGGCCTGGGCACGTACCCTAATGGCCGCCCACGACGGTCTCTATGCCGAGGCCCAGGCCTTCCAGGGGCAATTGGTAGGTACCCTGAGGGTCGGCCTGGTGCCCCTGGCCAGCTTCGATCCCATGCCGCTGCTGCAGCACCTGCGCCAGCTGCACCCCAAGCTGCACTTCCAGCTGCAGGTGCTGAGCACCGAGCGCATTCTCGAGGCGGTGGCCAGCAATCGGCTGGAGCTGGGCATCTCCTACCTGGAGCATCTGGATCCGGCCCGCTTCGACAGCCTGACCCTGACCGAGACACGCATGGGGCTGCTCTATGACGAGCGCCATTTCACCTTCGACCAGGCCGCGCTGGACTGGCAGGCGGTGGCCGGGCTGCCGCTGGGCCTGCTGACCGGCGCCATGCATTTCCGTCAATCGGTGGACCACGGCTTTCGCAGCCTGGGGCTGACGCCGCAGCCGGTGCTGGAGACCGATGCCGTCTATCTGCTGTTGCAGGCCGTCAATGCCGGTCTGTGCTGCGCCGTGGTGCCCCTGGCCGGTGGCTTCGATCGTCTTACGCCCCATGCCCGGCTGATTCCCATCGACACGGCGCGCACCCTGGCGCCGCTGGGTTTGCTCATCCGGCGCACCGAACCCCGGTTGGCGGTGGCCGATGCCTGTTTCCAGGCCGTCAAGGCGCTTTATGCCGAGAGTGATAGATAG
- a CDS encoding nucleotidyltransferase family protein → MQRIATWLGEDPVRCQLLAVLAGLQLPDAWLAAGFVRNLVWDRLHGYTVPTPLVDLDVIYFDVIDCRPERDRAIEMALAERAPGWPWSVRNQAAMHLRNDDAPYADSLDAMRFWVEVESALAARLTETGELEVVSPFVQDGLFALHLTPNPWRPRLDAFRQRLSSKGWLTRWPRLHVQKPGFAERD, encoded by the coding sequence ATGCAACGCATCGCCACCTGGCTCGGCGAGGATCCGGTCCGCTGCCAGCTGCTTGCCGTTCTTGCGGGATTACAACTGCCCGATGCCTGGCTGGCGGCCGGCTTCGTGCGCAATCTGGTCTGGGATCGGCTGCACGGCTATACCGTGCCGACACCGCTGGTGGATCTGGATGTCATCTATTTCGATGTAATCGACTGCCGGCCCGAACGGGACAGGGCCATCGAGATGGCGCTGGCGGAGCGGGCGCCGGGGTGGCCCTGGTCGGTGCGCAACCAGGCTGCCATGCATCTACGCAACGACGATGCACCCTATGCCGATAGCCTGGATGCCATGCGTTTCTGGGTCGAGGTGGAGTCCGCGCTGGCCGCGCGCCTCACCGAGACGGGCGAACTCGAGGTGGTCAGCCCCTTCGTCCAGGATGGGCTCTTCGCCTTGCACCTGACGCCGAATCCCTGGCGGCCCCGGCTCGACGCCTTTCGCCAGCGCCTGTCGAGCAAAGGCTGGCTGACGCGCTGGCCACGCTTGCACGTGCAGAAGCCTGGGTTTGCCGAGCGGGATTGA
- the fdhD gene encoding formate dehydrogenase accessory sulfurtransferase FdhD gives MSQDSPVPVASLPAGYLFAELEQPAVRGEQLLAEEVALAIAYNGISHAVMMATPADVEDYVVGFSLSAGIVDAIDDIYGIQVRRVGEALNVDVEISSRTFWALKQQRRQLAGTSGCGLCGVEALEQALPQLDRLRKVPLPPAAHLHDLRQRIDAAQDIGQRSGAVHAALFVDGQGELTLCREDIGRHNALDKLIGALLRQRQPVREGCVVVTSRCSLELIHKAVRAGLATLITLSAPTGLAVEWARRHRLNLIHLPHRSPPRVYAPAPVAP, from the coding sequence ATGTCCCAGGACTCGCCCGTTCCCGTCGCCTCGCTGCCCGCTGGCTATCTTTTCGCCGAGCTGGAGCAGCCTGCCGTGCGTGGCGAACAGCTCTTGGCCGAGGAGGTGGCGCTGGCCATCGCCTACAACGGCATCAGCCATGCGGTGATGATGGCGACGCCGGCCGACGTGGAAGACTACGTGGTCGGTTTCAGCCTCAGCGCGGGCATCGTCGATGCCATCGATGACATCTATGGCATCCAGGTGCGCCGGGTCGGTGAAGCCCTCAATGTCGACGTCGAGATCAGCAGCCGTACCTTCTGGGCGCTCAAGCAACAACGTCGGCAGCTGGCCGGTACCAGCGGTTGCGGCCTGTGCGGGGTTGAGGCACTGGAGCAGGCGCTGCCGCAGCTGGATCGCCTGCGCAAGGTGCCGCTGCCACCGGCCGCCCACTTGCACGACCTGCGCCAACGTATCGACGCCGCCCAGGATATCGGTCAGCGCAGCGGGGCGGTGCATGCCGCGCTGTTCGTCGACGGTCAGGGCGAACTGACCCTGTGCCGCGAAGACATTGGCCGTCACAACGCCCTGGACAAGCTCATCGGGGCCCTGCTGCGCCAGCGCCAGCCGGTACGCGAGGGCTGCGTGGTGGTCACCAGCCGCTGCAGTCTCGAACTCATCCACAAGGCGGTACGCGCCGGGCTCGCCACCCTCATCACCCTGTCGGCACCCACCGGGCTCGCCGTGGAATGGGCGCGTCGCCATCGCCTCAATCTGATCCACCTGCCGCATCGGTCGCCACCGCGGGTCTATGCCCCGGCGCCCGTTGCCCCTTGA
- a CDS encoding methyl-accepting chemotaxis protein has translation MTATIGEVARNAEQASMTAREATLKTREGDEMVNQVATQIETLAQEVDSTQVTMELLKQDADRIGGVLDVIKAVAEQTNLLALNAAIEAARAGEAGRGFAVVADEVRGLAQRTRSSTDEIASLITSLHGSTDKMSEALERNIQLTGDSVGLTRQAGVVLASVSSAVGEIEAMNEQIAAAVEQQSAAGENISRSVVKVHEVADQTAAATEETAGSSTELARLSLQLQELTARFKV, from the coding sequence ATGACCGCCACCATTGGCGAGGTGGCCCGCAATGCCGAGCAGGCCTCCATGACCGCCCGCGAGGCCACGCTCAAGACTCGCGAAGGCGATGAGATGGTCAACCAGGTCGCCACCCAGATCGAAACCCTGGCGCAGGAAGTGGACAGTACCCAGGTGACCATGGAGCTGCTCAAGCAGGACGCCGACCGCATCGGCGGCGTGCTGGACGTGATCAAGGCTGTCGCCGAACAGACCAATCTGCTGGCGCTCAATGCGGCCATCGAGGCGGCCCGTGCCGGCGAGGCAGGTCGTGGCTTTGCCGTGGTGGCCGACGAGGTACGCGGGCTGGCGCAGCGCACCCGCTCTTCCACCGATGAAATCGCCAGCCTGATCACCAGCCTGCATGGCAGCACCGACAAGATGAGCGAGGCGCTGGAGCGCAACATCCAGTTGACCGGCGACAGCGTCGGCCTGACCCGCCAAGCCGGCGTGGTACTGGCCAGTGTCAGTAGCGCGGTGGGCGAAATCGAGGCCATGAACGAGCAGATCGCGGCTGCCGTCGAGCAGCAGAGCGCGGCGGGTGAGAACATCAGTCGCAGCGTGGTCAAGGTTCATGAGGTCGCCGACCAGACCGCCGCCGCTACCGAGGAAACCGCCGGTTCCAGTACCGAGCTGGCCCGCCTGAGCCTGCAACTGCAGGAGCTGACCGCACGCTTCAAGGTCTGA